Proteins from a single region of Companilactobacillus farciminis KCTC 3681 = DSM 20184:
- a CDS encoding SLAP domain-containing protein — MKKMNKIFLYASMLILTSGIAAVPTVAKADINYGLTSVGTAIVTTKDSAQLYNDSGQPLGRYLPAGSEWKTSLENTLDSGSYYGVGADEFLKSSDVDFESLDGQATYSEGQTSAANYDGIEVTSAAGAPLYDESGNPLGRSLPEGSDWKVDLQDNNAKGTFYRVATNEYVSAVDVRPYQNSPVYSESKVVTTPSGNPTRLYDEHGQLITDRALAANTSWYTDQFTDIGGIGFYRVATNEYVIASEVD, encoded by the coding sequence ATGAAAAAAATGAATAAGATTTTTTTATATGCATCAATGTTAATATTAACTTCAGGTATTGCGGCCGTTCCTACCGTGGCAAAAGCTGACATCAATTATGGTTTGACTAGCGTTGGGACAGCCATTGTTACGACAAAGGATAGCGCTCAATTGTACAATGATAGTGGTCAACCATTAGGCCGCTATTTACCAGCTGGTTCGGAATGGAAGACTAGTTTGGAAAATACTTTGGATAGTGGTTCTTATTATGGCGTTGGAGCTGATGAATTTCTCAAGAGTTCAGACGTTGATTTCGAATCTTTGGATGGTCAGGCTACTTATTCAGAGGGACAAACTAGTGCCGCAAATTATGATGGCATCGAGGTAACTTCAGCAGCTGGAGCTCCATTGTACGATGAGAGTGGCAATCCTTTAGGCAGAAGCTTACCCGAAGGCAGCGATTGGAAAGTTGATTTGCAAGATAATAATGCTAAAGGAACCTTCTATCGTGTTGCCACAAATGAGTATGTCAGTGCAGTAGACGTTCGTCCTTATCAAAATTCTCCAGTTTATTCTGAAAGCAAAGTCGTTACAACGCCGAGTGGCAATCCAACACGTTTGTATGATGAACATGGACAATTAATTACTGATCGTGCTTTGGCAGCCAATACTAGTTGGTATACAGATCAATTTACCGATATCGGAGGAATTGGTTTTTATCGTGTAGCAACTAATGAATATGTAATAGCTTCTGAAGTTGACTAA
- a CDS encoding cation:proton antiporter produces MGLMISSFVLVLAAIVSIFLGQLFTKISVSYISMIIGGIIAFTPFISGQIDNFNSEIFIGLVVAPLLFFEGQATRLNLVGKEIKHIIQTAVILVVLCLIIAGFGVWEIAGISLPLAFILAAISTPTDATAMESVTNGLKVPKKEGIFLKMESLFNDASGIILLNMTILWYVNGYINYGQTMIDFLISAVGGLVFGFLAAWVVVLFRQVLLRSSFNSLNAQNLLYLITPFVLYYLAEELHVSGIIAVVCAGLVHNAEAQRSKLLNAPQVHMGFDLVSMVTETLNSVVFIILGFMFVKIVGQEKFSSKSFIWLLIGVTIYMIGVLTRYIYGRLRLKFNNRSAWIFSLGGVHGAVTLALAYTLAEFHVNKADFNLVLMSESVLIILSLVVPTIAFRFILEKDVDDEDIASEMDEIRITMVHKAIAAVDKMYLPDNVKNSVIFDLMAQKQKTRTRDFVKQWLGVVQHPEFTGAEKELEMRAFMNALAKEREYLDMISQSEVKYQDYVFELYKEVLLAETLVIGPTISE; encoded by the coding sequence ATGGGATTAATGATATCGAGTTTCGTGCTAGTTTTGGCGGCCATTGTAAGTATTTTCTTAGGACAATTGTTCACCAAAATATCGGTGAGTTATATCAGTATGATAATTGGTGGAATTATCGCTTTTACGCCATTTATCAGTGGTCAAATTGACAACTTCAATTCGGAAATATTCATTGGTTTAGTTGTAGCACCGTTGTTATTTTTTGAGGGTCAGGCAACAAGGTTAAATTTGGTCGGAAAAGAAATTAAACACATTATTCAAACAGCAGTTATTTTGGTTGTTTTATGCTTAATAATTGCTGGATTTGGCGTCTGGGAAATTGCTGGGATTAGTTTGCCTTTAGCTTTTATTTTGGCTGCTATCAGCACGCCAACGGACGCTACGGCGATGGAATCTGTCACGAATGGCTTGAAGGTGCCGAAAAAGGAAGGCATCTTTTTGAAGATGGAGTCGTTATTCAACGATGCTTCAGGGATAATCTTATTGAATATGACGATTCTTTGGTATGTGAACGGCTATATCAACTATGGACAGACAATGATCGATTTTCTAATTTCAGCTGTTGGTGGCCTGGTTTTTGGTTTTTTGGCAGCGTGGGTTGTAGTGTTGTTTCGACAGGTTTTATTACGTTCTTCATTTAATTCCTTGAATGCTCAAAACTTACTTTATCTAATCACACCATTCGTTCTCTATTATTTAGCAGAAGAATTGCATGTTTCAGGGATTATCGCGGTCGTTTGTGCCGGGTTAGTGCATAATGCAGAAGCTCAGCGGAGTAAATTATTGAACGCACCACAAGTCCATATGGGCTTTGACTTAGTATCAATGGTTACAGAAACGCTCAACAGTGTAGTTTTTATTATCTTGGGATTTATGTTTGTCAAAATTGTCGGTCAAGAGAAATTTTCTAGCAAATCATTCATTTGGTTATTGATTGGTGTCACGATTTATATGATTGGCGTGTTGACAAGATACATTTATGGACGGCTGCGCTTGAAGTTCAACAATAGATCAGCTTGGATCTTTTCATTAGGAGGAGTTCACGGAGCTGTAACTTTGGCCTTGGCGTATACATTGGCAGAATTTCACGTTAATAAAGCTGATTTCAATTTAGTTTTGATGTCGGAAAGTGTCCTGATAATCTTGAGTTTAGTAGTGCCAACGATTGCCTTTAGATTCATTTTGGAGAAAGATGTCGACGATGAAGATATTGCTAGCGAGATGGATGAAATTAGAATCACCATGGTTCATAAAGCAATCGCCGCTGTTGATAAAATGTATCTGCCGGATAACGTTAAGAATTCAGTTATCTTTGATTTGATGGCTCAGAAGCAAAAAACAAGAACGAGAGATTTTGTTAAACAGTGGCTAGGCGTAGTGCAGCACCCAGAATTTACCGGAGCGGAAAAAGAACTCGAGATGCGTGCTTTTATGAATGCACTAGCTAAAGAACGTGAGTATTTGGATATGATCTCGCAAAGTGAAGTTAAGTATCAAGATTACGTCTTTGAATTGTACAAGGAAGTTTTACTAGCTGAAACTCTAGTGATAGGACCGACGATATCAGAATAA
- the mmuM gene encoding homocysteine S-methyltransferase — MSDLIAKNLEHRTGLVVDGAMATELEKHGVKTDSDLWSATAMIEKPEAITAVHKSYFEQGADFATTNTYQANVGKFMELGLSEKDSKNLITQAVDLAKKARDQYFDSLTEEERAQKVYPLVAGSVGPYGAYLADGSEYTGAYNLTKKEYQDFHVQRMDLLDKAGVDLFAFETQPNFDETVALVDLLQTKFPDQRAWLSFSIQDSETLCDGTSLYEAVKYFEDVDQVSAIGVNCTNLENIQDVVRNINQVTDKPIIVYPNNGDIYDPETKTWQKNPQADTFTDLVPEWIEAGAKLIGGCCRTTPEDIKQIADYLA; from the coding sequence ATGAGTGATTTAATAGCGAAAAATTTAGAACATAGAACTGGATTAGTCGTTGATGGAGCCATGGCAACAGAATTAGAAAAGCATGGTGTCAAGACTGATAGTGACTTGTGGTCAGCAACAGCAATGATTGAAAAGCCGGAAGCTATTACTGCCGTTCACAAAAGTTATTTTGAACAAGGTGCTGACTTTGCGACAACCAATACTTATCAAGCTAACGTAGGTAAATTTATGGAATTGGGTTTAAGTGAAAAAGACAGCAAGAACTTAATTACCCAAGCAGTTGATTTAGCCAAAAAAGCTCGAGACCAATATTTCGATTCATTGACTGAAGAAGAACGTGCCCAAAAAGTATATCCCTTGGTAGCTGGGAGTGTTGGTCCTTATGGAGCTTATTTAGCCGACGGAAGCGAGTATACCGGTGCCTATAATTTGACGAAGAAAGAATATCAGGATTTTCACGTCCAACGTATGGATTTGTTGGACAAAGCCGGAGTTGATCTCTTCGCTTTTGAAACTCAACCTAATTTTGATGAGACGGTAGCGTTAGTCGATTTATTGCAAACAAAATTTCCAGATCAACGAGCTTGGTTGAGCTTTAGCATTCAGGATAGCGAAACCCTTTGTGATGGAACTTCATTGTATGAAGCAGTGAAGTACTTCGAAGACGTTGATCAAGTTTCAGCAATCGGAGTTAATTGTACAAATTTGGAAAATATACAAGATGTTGTGCGTAATATTAATCAAGTAACGGATAAACCGATTATTGTATACCCTAATAATGGTGATATTTATGATCCAGAGACGAAAACTTGGCAAAAAAATCCTCAAGCTGACACCTTCACTGACTTAGTCCCAGAGTGGATTGAGGCTGGAGCAAAATTGATTGGCGGTTGTTGTCGGACTACTCCTGAAGACATCAAACAAATCGCTGATTATTTAGCATGA
- a CDS encoding amino acid permease, whose amino-acid sequence MESRHLFMISLGGVIGTGLFLSSGYTIHEAGPIGTILAYGIGAIVVYLVMLCLGELSVAMPETGSFHVYADRYIGPGTGFTVAILYWLTWTVALGSEFTAAGLIMQQWFPGSPTWLWSALFMAVIFISNALSVKFFAETEFWFSSIKVIAIVLFIVVGFLAIFGVIPIKGTTHAPLFTNLVKDGLFPRGFKAVFTTMLTVNFAFSGTELIGVTAGETKDPGKNIPRAIHTTLLRLVIFFIGSIVVMSALIPWQKAGVDQSPFVLVFNSIGLPFAGDLMNFVVLTAILSAANSGLYASTRMLWSLAHEGMIPIKYAKTNSRNVPMLALCLSMLGGILALVSSVVAASTVYLVLVSISGLAVVIVWMAIALSEINFRKQFLKDGHKLSELKFKTPWYPVVPWAAFIMSLLSCVLIVFDPNQRSALFYMIPFLILCYGVYYGKEYLKKRRVVNDN is encoded by the coding sequence ATGGAGTCACGTCACCTGTTTATGATTTCTCTTGGCGGCGTTATCGGAACGGGACTATTTTTAAGCTCTGGTTATACGATTCATGAAGCCGGTCCGATCGGAACGATTTTAGCCTACGGAATTGGCGCTATCGTCGTTTATTTAGTCATGCTCTGTCTGGGTGAATTATCAGTCGCTATGCCAGAAACTGGTTCATTTCACGTTTACGCTGACAGATATATCGGCCCAGGAACTGGTTTTACAGTCGCAATTTTATATTGGTTAACTTGGACGGTCGCATTAGGTTCTGAATTCACCGCTGCTGGATTGATCATGCAACAGTGGTTCCCCGGATCTCCCACTTGGCTGTGGAGTGCATTGTTTATGGCGGTAATTTTTATTTCCAATGCTCTCTCAGTTAAATTCTTTGCTGAAACGGAATTTTGGTTCTCTAGTATCAAAGTTATCGCCATTGTTTTATTCATCGTCGTCGGCTTTTTGGCAATCTTTGGCGTCATTCCCATTAAAGGGACCACTCATGCCCCATTATTTACTAATCTAGTCAAAGATGGCTTATTCCCTCGAGGTTTTAAAGCTGTTTTCACTACTATGCTAACGGTAAACTTTGCCTTCTCAGGAACGGAACTAATTGGTGTTACTGCTGGTGAAACTAAAGACCCTGGGAAAAACATTCCTAGAGCAATTCATACTACTTTATTGCGTTTAGTAATTTTCTTCATCGGTAGTATCGTCGTCATGTCAGCTTTAATTCCCTGGCAAAAAGCTGGCGTTGATCAAAGTCCATTTGTTCTAGTTTTCAATAGTATTGGCTTGCCTTTTGCTGGAGATTTGATGAATTTCGTCGTCTTGACAGCAATCTTGTCGGCTGCTAATTCAGGATTGTATGCTTCAACGAGAATGCTTTGGTCACTAGCTCACGAAGGGATGATTCCCATCAAATATGCCAAAACTAACTCCCGAAACGTTCCGATGCTAGCTCTTTGCTTGAGTATGCTTGGTGGAATTTTGGCTTTAGTTTCCAGTGTTGTCGCTGCTTCTACAGTTTATTTAGTCCTCGTTTCAATTTCTGGTCTAGCGGTAGTTATCGTCTGGATGGCAATTGCTTTATCTGAAATCAATTTCCGCAAACAATTTCTCAAAGATGGTCACAAATTAAGTGAACTGAAATTCAAAACTCCTTGGTATCCAGTCGTACCTTGGGCTGCCTTTATCATGAGTTTGTTATCTTGTGTCTTGATTGTCTTTGACCCCAACCAAAGATCAGCTCTCTTCTACATGATTCCGTTTTTAATTCTCTGTTACGGTGTTTATTATGGTAAGGAATATTTAAAAAAACGTCGAGTTGTAAATGATAATTAA
- a CDS encoding GtrA family protein: MNKKTNLDQETPTKKIIDDVEEGINDAGTVFSTETEPLESNSKQLVRYLLWGLLSVVVNFGTFYILYHTIHMNYQVANLIAWFLGVQVGFWVDRVIVFHHKSNSAFQEMLAFYATRILTFLIETATLWIGISVLSANGTGSKLVGQFLAIVGNYVLSKFFIFKNRH; this comes from the coding sequence ATGAATAAGAAAACTAACTTGGATCAAGAAACTCCAACAAAAAAGATTATTGATGATGTCGAAGAAGGTATTAATGATGCTGGTACAGTCTTCTCAACTGAAACTGAACCGTTAGAAAGTAACAGTAAGCAATTAGTTAGATACTTACTGTGGGGATTGCTTTCCGTTGTCGTCAATTTTGGAACCTTCTATATTTTGTACCATACTATTCATATGAACTATCAAGTCGCTAATCTTATTGCTTGGTTCTTAGGAGTACAAGTCGGATTTTGGGTCGATCGTGTTATCGTCTTCCATCACAAATCTAACTCAGCTTTTCAAGAAATGTTGGCCTTTTACGCAACTAGAATTTTAACTTTCCTAATTGAAACAGCTACACTCTGGATCGGTATTTCCGTCCTCAGCGCCAACGGAACCGGATCTAAACTAGTCGGACAATTTTTAGCCATCGTTGGAAATTACGTATTATCTAAGTTCTTTATTTTTAAAAACAGACATTAA
- a CDS encoding copper-translocating P-type ATPase encodes MTITKRFWIALVFSIPMLIGMILMPFGIMVPGSEWIQFVLTTIVMAVAARPFIQSAWASFKKHHSNMDTLVAIGTAVAYVYSIYAMFTGQAVFFESAAFVITFVLLGQVFEERMRNNASNAIEKLVDLQAKEAEVMCDGKLVKIPLDQVVKGDLIRVKPGQKIAVDGVITEGSSTVDESMVTGESMPVTKKIGDKVIGSTINSNGTFMFKAEKVGSDTMLSQIVELVKKAQNSHAPIQNLTDKVSEIFVPAVLILSILTFLVWYVFLGATIAKALIFAVSVVVIACPCALGLATPTALMVGTGRGAKMGILIKNGEVLEEVNDVKTVVMDKTGTITNGKPEVTDIVGNEKQVLTIAASLEESSEHPLATAIMDKAKTENIQANAASDFSAVEGKGVTALVDDQKAFVGNDKMLSDVEIDSKLQAKMIQLQNEAKTVVFVGVDNKIIGLIAIQDAPKATSKEAIATLKARGLRTVMLTGDNQRVAEAIAKEVGIDEVIADVLPGDKADHVQTLQKNGKVAFVGDGINDAPALTMADVGIAMGSGTDIAIESGGIVLMKNDLRDVAKALELSRKTFNRIKLNLFWAFIYNVLGIPVAAGLFFAVGLSLSPELAGLAMAFSSLSVVTSSVLLNKSKIEPKVALD; translated from the coding sequence ATGACAATTACAAAGAGATTTTGGATTGCATTGGTATTTTCTATTCCAATGTTGATCGGGATGATTTTGATGCCTTTTGGAATCATGGTTCCGGGCAGTGAATGGATTCAATTCGTTCTAACAACTATCGTTATGGCAGTCGCTGCTAGACCTTTCATCCAAAGTGCTTGGGCTTCATTTAAAAAGCACCATTCAAACATGGATACATTGGTAGCGATTGGTACAGCCGTAGCCTATGTTTACAGTATTTATGCTATGTTTACTGGTCAAGCAGTCTTCTTTGAAAGTGCAGCTTTTGTAATAACTTTCGTCTTGTTAGGCCAAGTATTTGAAGAAAGAATGCGTAACAATGCTTCAAATGCCATCGAAAAATTAGTCGACTTACAAGCTAAAGAAGCTGAAGTCATGTGTGATGGCAAATTAGTTAAGATTCCTTTGGACCAAGTAGTTAAGGGTGATTTGATCAGAGTTAAACCTGGTCAAAAAATTGCCGTTGATGGTGTGATCACCGAAGGTAGCTCAACAGTTGATGAGTCAATGGTTACCGGTGAAAGTATGCCTGTTACTAAGAAGATTGGTGACAAAGTTATCGGTTCAACTATTAATAGTAACGGAACTTTCATGTTCAAAGCCGAAAAAGTTGGTAGCGACACAATGCTTTCTCAGATCGTTGAGTTAGTTAAAAAAGCTCAAAATAGTCACGCCCCAATTCAAAATTTAACCGATAAAGTATCGGAAATTTTTGTACCAGCAGTTTTGATTTTATCCATTTTAACGTTCTTAGTTTGGTACGTCTTCTTAGGAGCTACGATTGCTAAAGCTTTGATTTTCGCAGTTTCTGTAGTAGTTATCGCTTGTCCTTGTGCCTTAGGTTTAGCTACACCAACAGCCTTAATGGTTGGAACTGGTCGTGGTGCTAAGATGGGTATCTTGATCAAGAATGGTGAAGTTCTTGAAGAAGTTAACGATGTAAAGACTGTCGTTATGGATAAAACTGGTACTATCACAAATGGTAAGCCAGAAGTTACTGACATTGTTGGTAACGAAAAGCAAGTCTTGACAATTGCTGCTAGTTTGGAAGAATCTTCTGAACATCCTCTAGCTACAGCCATCATGGACAAAGCTAAAACTGAAAACATTCAAGCTAATGCCGCAAGTGATTTTTCAGCGGTTGAAGGTAAGGGTGTTACAGCTTTGGTCGATGATCAAAAAGCCTTTGTTGGTAACGATAAGATGTTATCTGATGTAGAAATTGATTCAAAATTACAAGCTAAAATGATTCAACTTCAAAATGAAGCCAAGACAGTTGTCTTCGTTGGTGTTGATAATAAGATTATTGGTTTAATTGCTATCCAAGATGCTCCAAAGGCTACTTCTAAAGAAGCAATCGCCACTTTGAAAGCTCGTGGATTGAGAACTGTAATGTTGACGGGTGACAACCAACGAGTTGCTGAAGCAATCGCTAAAGAAGTGGGTATCGATGAAGTTATCGCTGACGTTTTGCCAGGTGACAAAGCTGATCACGTTCAAACACTTCAAAAGAATGGTAAAGTTGCCTTCGTTGGTGACGGAATCAATGATGCTCCTGCTTTGACAATGGCTGATGTCGGAATTGCCATGGGTTCAGGTACAGATATTGCCATTGAATCTGGTGGTATCGTCTTGATGAAGAATGACTTACGTGACGTCGCTAAAGCTCTAGAATTGAGCCGTAAGACTTTCAATCGTATCAAGTTAAATCTCTTCTGGGCCTTCATTTACAACGTCTTAGGAATTCCAGTCGCTGCAGGATTATTCTTCGCCGTAGGCTTGAGTTTGAGCCCTGAATTAGCGGGTCTAGCAATGGCCTTCAGTTCATTGTCAGTTGTAACTAGTTCTGTATTATTGAATAAGAGTAAGATTGAACCTAAAGTTGCATTGGATTAA
- a CDS encoding cupredoxin domain-containing protein, with product MVEKVQKVNVTVAGGYSPEVVNLKKGVPAEISFTRTNAQGCLDVVHSKDLDFEKQLPLNETQTVTVDTDKSGEYTFSCGMDMFKGKVVIS from the coding sequence ATGGTTGAGAAGGTACAAAAAGTTAACGTTACAGTAGCAGGCGGTTATTCACCAGAAGTAGTCAATTTGAAAAAAGGTGTTCCCGCTGAAATTTCATTTACGAGAACGAACGCTCAAGGATGTTTGGATGTCGTTCACTCAAAAGATTTAGATTTTGAAAAACAACTACCACTAAATGAAACTCAAACCGTTACAGTCGATACTGATAAGAGCGGGGAATATACATTTAGTTGCGGTATGGATATGTTCAAAGGAAAGGTCGTGATTTCATAA
- a CDS encoding cupredoxin domain-containing protein, which translates to MTKILVLIVGLAIIGFILWWFFGNHEVASQTADIADNKQSVDVEVSGGYSPEVITLKKGVPATLNFTRKDASSCLDRVVFSDFGINQELPQNQKEAIDIDTSKPGEFQWACGMDMFHGKLIIK; encoded by the coding sequence ATGACAAAAATATTAGTTTTGATTGTAGGTTTAGCAATTATTGGTTTCATTCTTTGGTGGTTCTTTGGCAATCACGAAGTTGCCAGCCAAACAGCAGATATCGCTGATAACAAACAAAGTGTTGATGTAGAGGTCAGCGGTGGTTATTCACCAGAGGTCATCACTTTGAAGAAAGGCGTTCCAGCAACGTTGAATTTCACTAGAAAAGATGCTTCCAGTTGTTTGGATCGAGTAGTCTTTTCTGATTTCGGAATTAATCAAGAACTACCACAAAATCAAAAAGAGGCTATCGACATTGATACTTCTAAACCCGGAGAATTCCAATGGGCTTGCGGTATGGATATGTTCCACGGCAAATTAATTATTAAATAG
- a CDS encoding N-formylglutamate amidohydrolase — MENFTVYNEKIDELPVIIDLPHSGTLIPEDIKSKMVPGLICPNVDWFLPELYDFLLQSGFTVLQNNLHRYIADPNRDLSMIDVNGDYRYEIVYSQTTFGKSIYQTKLTDEEIKQRINQFYRPYHAKLQELIDHKLEKFDKVYLFDLHSFAEYPHEDVKTEDVVLGNHFDTTSSADFREFLTKQLNQKGYTVSNNHPFSGGFITPHYGDNKRVESIQIGLAYHMYIENRYFGEEELSGVDVGTFTTSKNSLQSIFMEVLNYILSGK; from the coding sequence ATGGAAAATTTTACCGTCTATAATGAAAAAATCGATGAATTGCCAGTTATTATTGATTTACCACACAGTGGAACGCTTATTCCGGAAGACATCAAATCAAAAATGGTGCCAGGTTTAATTTGTCCTAATGTCGACTGGTTTCTGCCAGAGCTTTATGATTTTTTGCTGCAGAGCGGATTTACTGTACTTCAAAATAATCTTCATCGTTACATTGCTGATCCTAATCGTGATTTGTCGATGATTGATGTAAATGGTGATTATCGTTACGAAATAGTTTATAGTCAGACGACTTTTGGAAAATCAATTTATCAAACTAAGTTGACTGATGAAGAAATTAAACAACGAATTAATCAATTTTATCGACCATATCACGCTAAGTTGCAGGAACTAATTGATCATAAATTAGAAAAATTCGACAAAGTTTATTTATTCGATTTGCATAGTTTTGCTGAATATCCACATGAAGATGTAAAAACTGAAGATGTCGTTTTGGGTAATCATTTTGATACTACCTCAAGTGCAGATTTTAGAGAGTTTTTAACCAAGCAACTCAATCAAAAAGGTTATACCGTTTCAAATAATCATCCCTTTTCTGGAGGGTTCATCACGCCACATTATGGAGATAACAAGCGAGTCGAGTCGATTCAAATTGGGTTAGCTTATCATATGTATATCGAGAACCGATATTTTGGTGAGGAAGAATTATCCGGAGTAGATGTAGGAACCTTTACCACATCTAAAAACAGTTTGCAGAGTATATTTATGGAAGTTTTGAATTATATTTTGTCAGGAAAATAG
- a CDS encoding LiaF transmembrane domain-containing protein: MRNRIFWGLFLLLSAALLIVSQLHLITYTFNFWTIVATIFLVFFLIKSLVYYSISGTVFTLAFLAILYAKPLGIAALSAWTILGAALLVSIGLSVILNPFLAKHRPWMRYKSQVKWEKKPFGSYYEYNDDMKTVDSPDVDVFVKMGNSVRYVRSNDFHTANVQANLGSVKVYFDHVTVNDTATIKVNVSLGNIELFIPRNWNIVKGINNNMGNISEAGVQNISSDSPTVTITGLVSMGNLKIQYI, from the coding sequence ATGAGAAATAGAATCTTTTGGGGCTTGTTTTTATTGCTGAGTGCTGCGTTATTGATTGTCAGTCAGTTACATTTGATAACATATACGTTTAATTTTTGGACAATTGTCGCAACGATATTCTTGGTGTTCTTTTTGATTAAGAGTTTAGTTTACTATTCTATTTCGGGAACAGTTTTTACATTGGCGTTTTTAGCAATTTTATACGCTAAACCTTTAGGAATTGCGGCTCTATCTGCTTGGACAATTTTGGGTGCCGCTTTGTTGGTAAGTATTGGATTGTCGGTGATATTGAATCCATTTTTAGCTAAACATCGTCCATGGATGCGTTATAAAAGCCAAGTAAAGTGGGAAAAAAAGCCATTTGGTAGTTACTATGAATACAACGATGATATGAAAACCGTCGATAGTCCTGATGTAGATGTTTTTGTAAAAATGGGCAATAGTGTAAGATACGTTCGCTCTAATGATTTTCATACAGCCAACGTTCAGGCCAATTTGGGTAGTGTAAAAGTTTATTTTGACCACGTAACCGTTAATGATACAGCGACTATCAAAGTAAATGTGTCATTAGGCAATATTGAGTTATTTATCCCCCGTAACTGGAATATTGTCAAAGGAATCAATAATAATATGGGAAATATTTCAGAAGCTGGAGTGCAAAATATCTCTTCTGATAGTCCTACCGTTACAATAACGGGATTGGTTTCAATGGGAAATTTGAAAATACAATATATATAG
- a CDS encoding LytTR family DNA-binding domain-containing protein, whose protein sequence is MKIRLDISSEYREKEIVIRANKKDEEVAEILRNLQEIDTKLHNINGYLDNTVYSLSTQDILFFETNDRNVYAHTKDNAFLIHYRLYELEENLPDNFLRVSKSSILNVDEVKSLTQSVMGNLIQFRDSYKQIYVSRRFLKKLKLKLNQRKV, encoded by the coding sequence GTGAAAATAAGGTTAGATATTTCATCAGAGTATCGAGAAAAAGAAATCGTTATCCGAGCTAATAAAAAAGATGAAGAAGTGGCTGAAATATTGCGTAATCTCCAAGAAATTGATACTAAATTACACAATATCAATGGTTATTTGGATAATACGGTCTATTCTTTGTCGACACAGGATATTCTATTCTTTGAAACTAATGATCGAAATGTTTACGCTCATACTAAAGACAACGCCTTTTTGATCCATTACCGGTTGTATGAGTTAGAGGAAAATTTACCAGATAATTTTTTGCGAGTTTCTAAATCGTCAATTTTAAATGTTGATGAAGTAAAATCTCTGACTCAATCCGTTATGGGAAATCTAATTCAGTTTCGCGATAGTTATAAACAAATTTATGTTTCTCGTCGCTTTCTAAAAAAACTAAAGCTGAAATTGAATCAAAGGAAGGTCTAA
- a CDS encoding pentapeptide repeat-containing protein, giving the protein MNQPKIDEDYLTKGSFFDIYNEEDYFLSNYLIKDELVEKQMISHPMIEQTLFQHVTFSECDFDKSDLTDIIFKNCDLSNCHFTDSSLFRVKFQNCKMLGTDFNGSYFNNIQFDNCILDLANLNQLNCKGVNFTNSSLKDVSFNDNKLSKVIFDNCDLNEMIVMNTKLKGIDWSNCRFETIEVDQNYLRGLKLNREQAAFFAQNFLGVKL; this is encoded by the coding sequence ATGAACCAACCCAAAATTGATGAAGATTATTTAACGAAAGGGTCCTTTTTTGATATTTACAATGAAGAAGATTATTTTTTGAGCAACTATTTGATTAAGGATGAGTTAGTGGAGAAACAGATGATTTCCCATCCGATGATTGAACAGACTTTATTTCAACATGTGACCTTTAGTGAGTGCGATTTTGATAAGAGTGATTTGACCGATATTATTTTTAAAAATTGTGACCTCTCGAATTGTCACTTCACTGATTCCAGTTTGTTTCGAGTTAAATTCCAGAACTGTAAAATGCTGGGAACTGATTTCAACGGTTCTTACTTCAACAATATTCAATTCGATAATTGTATTTTAGATTTGGCTAATTTGAATCAGCTGAATTGCAAAGGAGTCAATTTTACAAATAGTAGTTTAAAAGATGTCAGTTTTAATGATAATAAACTAAGTAAAGTTATTTTTGATAACTGTGATCTCAATGAAATGATTGTGATGAACACCAAGTTAAAAGGTATTGACTGGAGTAATTGTCGTTTTGAAACGATTGAAGTGGACCAAAATTATTTGCGAGGATTGAAATTGAATCGTGAACAGGCTGCCTTTTTTGCTCAGAATTTTTTGGGAGTGAAGTTATAG